In Arthrobacter citreus, a genomic segment contains:
- a CDS encoding PLP-dependent aminotransferase family protein, translating into MTFEETAARLQSAETQTALERAAASSHRHEVLFSDRAFHIKQSAVRDVFDISIRPGLVSLAGGSPSLRSLPLEGLGESARRIIAEHGLESLQYGAGQGMEELRRQACEVMAAEGILDADPDDVVITTGSQSAQDVAAKVFCNPGDVVLCEDPTYVGALNAFEAYEVDLQSVPMDGDGLIPEALEEKIASLREQGKPIKMLYTIPSFNNPSGVTLAAGRRQRIVDICARENILVLEDNPYGMLRFDGRPLTPLRAANPHDVLYLGSFSKIFAPGVRVGWALVPKHLHRRFYLACEAVVLCPSPLTQMLVSAYLRDYDWMQHIRDSRVLYAARCAAMLQALAEHLPDGVSWTVPDGGFFVWLTMPEGVDTYPLLYEAIDAGVVFIPGAAFTPSDEPSNKLRLAFSAVSEEDIREGVRRLAPVLHRALDAAAG; encoded by the coding sequence ATGACTTTCGAGGAGACCGCCGCGCGCCTCCAGTCCGCGGAGACCCAAACGGCGCTGGAACGGGCAGCCGCATCCAGCCACCGGCACGAGGTGCTGTTTTCGGACCGTGCCTTCCACATCAAGCAGTCGGCCGTGCGGGATGTCTTCGACATTTCAATCCGGCCCGGGCTCGTGTCGCTGGCAGGCGGGAGCCCTTCGCTGCGCTCCCTGCCGCTCGAGGGGCTCGGCGAGTCCGCCCGCCGCATCATCGCAGAGCACGGCCTGGAGTCCCTGCAGTACGGAGCCGGCCAGGGCATGGAGGAACTGCGCCGCCAGGCGTGTGAAGTCATGGCCGCTGAGGGAATCCTCGATGCCGATCCCGACGACGTCGTCATCACCACAGGCTCCCAGTCAGCCCAGGACGTTGCCGCCAAGGTCTTCTGCAACCCCGGCGACGTGGTTCTCTGCGAGGACCCCACCTATGTGGGAGCGCTCAACGCCTTCGAAGCTTACGAGGTGGATCTGCAGTCCGTTCCGATGGACGGTGACGGGCTCATACCCGAGGCGCTGGAGGAGAAGATCGCATCGCTGCGGGAGCAGGGAAAGCCGATCAAGATGCTGTACACGATTCCCAGCTTCAACAACCCCAGCGGTGTCACGCTTGCCGCCGGGCGGCGCCAGCGGATTGTCGACATCTGCGCCCGCGAGAATATCCTCGTCCTCGAGGACAATCCCTATGGAATGCTGCGTTTTGACGGGCGGCCGCTGACGCCGCTGCGTGCCGCAAATCCGCATGACGTCCTGTATCTGGGCTCGTTCTCAAAAATCTTTGCGCCCGGCGTGCGCGTGGGATGGGCGCTGGTGCCCAAGCATCTGCACCGCCGCTTCTACCTTGCCTGCGAAGCAGTGGTCCTGTGTCCGTCTCCCCTCACGCAGATGCTGGTTTCCGCCTATCTCCGGGACTATGACTGGATGCAGCACATCCGCGACTCCCGAGTGCTGTATGCGGCACGGTGCGCTGCGATGCTTCAGGCGCTGGCCGAACACCTGCCCGACGGCGTGAGCTGGACGGTGCCCGACGGCGGGTTCTTCGTGTGGCTGACCATGCCGGAGGGCGTGGACACCTATCCCCTGCTTTACGAGGCCATCGACGCCGGTGTCGTGTTCATTCCGGGGGCTGCCTTCACCCCGTCGGATGAACCGTCCAACAAGCTTCGTTTGGCGTTCAGCGCCGTGTCGGAGGAGGACATCCGTGAAGGCGTCCGGCGGCTGGCGCCGGTGCTGCACCGGGCCCTGGACGCCGCAGCCGGTTAG
- a CDS encoding helix-turn-helix transcriptional regulator yields MDHICLAVYRYAVSSPGWTVDQASEALGFTTRSIEAAIAQLTDRRLLVQINSDGASYSAVSPDVALAELVDPDERALLDLKARIGAKRRELAALVPVFAEASRRVSLDASVEVLEDPGQVMSVLIEYARAASECVLMARPGPGATADAQEESVKKDVDMLQQGVRRRTLYHSSIRDHVPTRRAVEIVTAAGGEFRTLPHMPLRAVIFDSKVAVVPRARCADDRAGLVIHDRHLIHVFVRMFDFAWELGEPFLAEEPQPGQLGSVQRSILRALSAGQSDEVIARRLGISVRTCRRHIARMLEDLGAESRFQAGVKAHRAGWI; encoded by the coding sequence GTGGACCATATATGCCTCGCTGTGTACCGGTACGCTGTCAGCAGCCCGGGATGGACTGTTGATCAAGCATCCGAAGCGCTCGGGTTCACCACGCGCTCCATAGAAGCTGCCATCGCGCAGCTGACGGACCGCCGGCTGTTGGTGCAGATCAATTCTGATGGGGCCAGCTACTCGGCGGTGTCCCCCGACGTTGCCCTGGCTGAGCTCGTGGACCCCGACGAGCGCGCACTCCTTGACCTGAAGGCCCGGATCGGCGCCAAACGGCGTGAGTTGGCGGCCCTGGTGCCGGTTTTTGCCGAAGCCAGCCGGCGGGTCTCCCTGGACGCGTCCGTTGAAGTCCTGGAGGACCCCGGCCAGGTGATGAGCGTCCTGATCGAATATGCCCGCGCCGCCTCCGAGTGCGTCCTGATGGCCCGTCCCGGCCCGGGAGCCACGGCGGACGCGCAGGAGGAAAGCGTCAAGAAAGATGTCGACATGCTGCAGCAGGGGGTGCGGCGCCGGACGCTTTACCATTCCAGCATCCGGGACCACGTCCCCACCCGCAGGGCCGTGGAGATCGTGACGGCCGCCGGCGGTGAATTCCGCACCCTGCCCCACATGCCGCTCCGGGCCGTGATTTTTGACAGCAAGGTTGCCGTGGTCCCGCGCGCGCGCTGCGCGGATGACCGCGCGGGCCTGGTCATCCATGACCGCCACCTGATCCATGTGTTCGTGCGGATGTTCGACTTCGCCTGGGAACTCGGCGAGCCGTTCCTCGCCGAGGAACCGCAGCCGGGGCAGTTGGGCAGTGTCCAGCGCTCGATCCTTCGGGCACTGTCAGCCGGGCAGTCGGATGAAGTCATTGCCCGGCGGCTGGGCATCAGCGTGCGGACCTGCCGCCGCCATATTGCCAGGATGCTGGAGGATCTGGGTGCGGAAAGCCGGTTCCAGGCAGGTGTGAAAGCGCACCGGGCGGGGTGGATTTAG
- a CDS encoding ribose-5-phosphate isomerase has translation MSENRKLRIVIGGDDAGFDYKEVLRRDLEADDRVESVVDVGVSESENTAYPHVAVDAARKVAAGEADRALLICGTGLGVAISANKVPGIRAVTAHDSYSVERSVLSNNAQVLCMGQRVVGIELARRLAKEWLGYVFDPASASAGKVDAITGYETV, from the coding sequence ATGAGTGAAAACCGGAAACTGCGGATTGTCATCGGCGGAGACGACGCCGGATTTGACTACAAGGAGGTCCTGCGCCGGGACCTTGAGGCGGATGACCGCGTTGAAAGCGTTGTGGACGTGGGAGTTTCCGAGTCGGAAAACACCGCCTACCCCCACGTCGCAGTGGACGCGGCCCGCAAGGTGGCAGCAGGGGAGGCAGACCGTGCCCTGCTGATCTGCGGAACGGGCCTGGGTGTGGCCATTTCGGCCAACAAGGTCCCCGGCATCCGTGCCGTGACGGCCCATGATTCCTATTCGGTGGAGCGCTCCGTGCTCAGCAACAACGCCCAGGTGCTGTGCATGGGCCAGCGGGTTGTCGGCATCGAGCTGGCCCGCCGCCTCGCCAAAGAGTGGCTCGGTTACGTCTTCGATCCCGCCAGTGCCTCGGCGGGCAAAGTGGACGCGATTACCGGGTATGAAACCGTGTGA
- a CDS encoding triose-phosphate isomerase, with product MTVWVGTSWKMNKTLAEAKRYAAELLEGLDRRQLGAVQPFIIPPATALSAVAGVLNGDDRVLLGAQNAHWDDDGAWTGEVSVPQVADAGARLVEIGHSERRGNFGETDETVRLKVAAALRHGLTPLLCVGEPAEVKDAGGSSGFILQQVARALEGLREEQLSRVLIAYEPIWSIGSAGRAADPEELREPFAALSEAWGEQVAGLLYGGSVAPDNAAGLLGIPHVDGLFVGRAAWEVDGYLRLLDIAAETTGSGNRPAQDVRTNN from the coding sequence GTGACCGTCTGGGTTGGCACCAGCTGGAAAATGAACAAGACCCTCGCGGAGGCGAAGCGGTACGCCGCCGAGCTGCTCGAGGGCCTGGACCGGCGGCAGCTTGGTGCCGTCCAGCCCTTCATCATCCCCCCGGCCACTGCTCTTTCGGCCGTGGCCGGGGTCCTGAACGGGGATGACCGGGTGCTGCTCGGTGCGCAGAATGCCCATTGGGATGACGACGGCGCGTGGACCGGCGAGGTCTCGGTTCCCCAGGTCGCCGACGCCGGCGCGAGGTTGGTGGAGATTGGCCACTCCGAGCGGCGCGGGAACTTTGGGGAAACTGATGAAACAGTCCGGCTCAAGGTGGCCGCAGCCCTGCGGCACGGGCTGACTCCGCTGCTGTGCGTGGGGGAACCCGCGGAGGTCAAGGACGCGGGCGGATCCTCCGGCTTTATCCTGCAGCAGGTTGCCCGGGCACTGGAAGGGCTGCGTGAAGAGCAGCTGTCCCGCGTGCTGATTGCCTATGAACCCATTTGGTCCATCGGTTCAGCCGGCCGCGCTGCTGACCCCGAAGAACTGCGCGAACCGTTTGCCGCCTTGTCCGAAGCCTGGGGAGAACAGGTTGCGGGCCTTCTGTACGGCGGATCGGTGGCGCCGGACAACGCAGCCGGACTGCTCGGAATCCCGCACGTTGACGGGCTGTTCGTGGGCCGTGCCGCCTGGGAGGTGGACGGTTACCTGCGTCTGCTGGACATCGCCGCGGAAACCACGGGCAGCGGAAACCGACCGGCACAGGACGTTCGGACCAACAACTGA
- a CDS encoding dihydroxyacetone kinase family protein, producing the protein MTYLLNNPADFAVDALRGYAAAHPEHVMLAHGGVVRSTDTPENQPALVIGGGSGHYPAFAGWVGPGLAHGAPCGNIFSSPSASQVYSVARSAENGGGVILGFGNYAGDVLHFGQAAEKLRAEGVDVRIIRVSDDIASGPAESHRDRRGIAGDLVVFKIAGAAIAAGADLDEAERVAWKANDATRSFGVAFDGCTLPGAGEALFHVPDGEMAIGLGIHGEPGIREVPMGTAAEVADLLLNGVLEEEPEQSDGAYSGRVAVVLNGLGTVKYEELFVVYGRVAERLAEKGLTVVAPEVGEHVTSLNMAGLSLSIVFLDDELEELWLAPADTPAFRRAAAGLPAGPPRTAVHTPGEDRIPEASGESRDSAARIVQVLEMLRDTAAEHEEHFGRLDAVAGDGDHGQGMAYGTRGAASAGSSAAAKGAGARTVLLHAGDAWSEEAGGTSGALWGAALTAAGGVFDDERAVSAPDIVAALSAGIDAVVRLGGAQPGDKTMVDAALPFRDALAAEFDSSADVAGAVKKAAAVAREAAEATADITSRRGRSRILGEKSLGTPDPGAYSFSVLMDALGTFLASSPDGTPEQP; encoded by the coding sequence ATGACCTACCTCCTGAACAACCCCGCAGACTTCGCCGTCGATGCCCTGCGCGGATATGCCGCTGCCCACCCGGAGCACGTGATGCTGGCCCACGGCGGAGTGGTGCGCTCCACCGACACCCCGGAGAACCAGCCCGCCCTGGTGATCGGCGGCGGGTCCGGCCACTACCCGGCCTTTGCCGGGTGGGTCGGACCCGGCCTCGCCCACGGCGCGCCGTGCGGCAACATCTTTTCCTCCCCCTCCGCCTCCCAGGTCTATTCCGTGGCACGTTCCGCAGAGAACGGCGGCGGAGTGATTCTGGGTTTCGGCAACTATGCCGGCGATGTCCTGCACTTCGGCCAGGCAGCCGAAAAGCTGCGCGCCGAGGGAGTTGATGTTCGGATCATTCGGGTTTCCGATGACATTGCCTCAGGTCCCGCGGAATCCCACCGGGACCGCCGCGGCATTGCCGGAGACCTTGTTGTCTTCAAGATCGCCGGCGCCGCAATTGCCGCCGGAGCCGATCTTGACGAGGCCGAGCGGGTGGCCTGGAAGGCCAATGACGCAACCCGCTCATTTGGCGTGGCCTTTGATGGCTGCACCCTGCCCGGCGCCGGGGAGGCGCTGTTCCATGTACCGGACGGCGAAATGGCCATTGGGCTGGGGATCCACGGCGAACCGGGCATCCGCGAGGTGCCCATGGGGACAGCGGCGGAAGTGGCCGACCTCCTGCTGAACGGCGTCCTTGAGGAAGAACCTGAACAAAGCGACGGCGCCTACAGCGGCCGGGTGGCCGTGGTGCTGAACGGCCTGGGCACCGTCAAGTACGAGGAACTCTTTGTCGTTTACGGTCGGGTGGCCGAACGGCTGGCCGAGAAGGGACTCACGGTTGTGGCCCCGGAGGTCGGAGAGCATGTCACCAGCCTCAATATGGCCGGGCTGTCCCTGAGCATCGTCTTCCTCGACGATGAACTCGAGGAACTGTGGCTGGCCCCGGCCGACACACCCGCTTTCCGCCGTGCCGCCGCCGGCCTGCCGGCCGGACCGCCCCGGACCGCGGTGCACACCCCCGGCGAAGACCGGATTCCCGAGGCATCCGGCGAATCCCGGGACTCCGCCGCCCGGATTGTCCAGGTGCTGGAGATGCTCCGCGACACCGCAGCGGAGCACGAAGAGCATTTCGGCCGACTGGACGCAGTGGCCGGCGACGGCGACCACGGGCAGGGCATGGCCTACGGAACCAGGGGCGCGGCGTCCGCCGGCAGCAGCGCGGCCGCCAAGGGCGCCGGCGCACGGACCGTCCTGCTCCATGCCGGCGACGCCTGGTCCGAGGAAGCCGGCGGCACATCCGGAGCACTCTGGGGCGCGGCCCTGACCGCGGCCGGCGGCGTGTTTGATGACGAGCGCGCTGTCTCGGCGCCCGACATTGTTGCGGCCCTGTCCGCGGGCATCGACGCCGTCGTCCGCCTCGGCGGAGCGCAGCCCGGCGACAAGACCATGGTGGACGCTGCCCTTCCCTTCCGCGATGCCCTCGCTGCGGAATTCGATTCCAGCGCAGACGTGGCGGGAGCGGTCAAGAAGGCCGCCGCCGTCGCCCGGGAAGCAGCCGAAGCCACGGCGGACATCACCTCGCGCCGCGGCAGGTCTCGCATCCTGGGCGAAAAGAGCCTGGGCACCCCGGATCCGGGCGCATATTCCTTCTCGGTCCTGATGGACGCCTTGGGCACTTTCCTCGCGTCCTCCCCCGACGGCACTCCGGAGCAGCCGTGA
- a CDS encoding 3-hydroxyacyl-CoA dehydrogenase family protein: protein MGGGIAQVLALGGARVALSDVSQEVAEKNLERLLTEAEQFVADGLFPEDAVQRLRDNLWAAPSIEEAVANASYIEEAVPEILEIKHATLRRISDAAPQDAVIGSNTSTILIASLAEAVSNSGRFLGVHFSNPAPFIPGVEVIPHAGTTAETVETAREIVAMTGKHAAVVKDVTGFVLNRLQYALFHEAAQVVEDGIASAEDVDTLVRTTFGFRLPFFGPFAIADMAGLDVYSFCYASLQTSFPERFATPGILKDLVDAGKLGTKSGAGFLDIPADKTQDLVAYRNKAYVAMSKLLKELGPSPAEEAGRGEAPAAPENR, encoded by the coding sequence ATGGGCGGAGGCATCGCGCAGGTCCTCGCACTCGGAGGGGCACGGGTTGCCCTGTCCGATGTGTCGCAGGAAGTGGCCGAAAAGAACCTCGAGCGGCTCCTCACCGAGGCGGAGCAGTTTGTAGCCGACGGACTGTTCCCGGAGGACGCCGTGCAGCGGCTCCGTGACAACCTGTGGGCAGCTCCCAGCATCGAGGAAGCCGTGGCCAACGCCTCCTACATCGAAGAGGCAGTCCCCGAGATCCTCGAGATCAAGCACGCCACGCTGCGCCGGATCAGCGACGCCGCACCGCAGGACGCCGTCATCGGGTCCAACACCTCAACCATCTTGATTGCCAGCCTGGCGGAGGCCGTATCCAACTCGGGCCGTTTCCTCGGAGTGCACTTTTCCAACCCCGCGCCCTTCATTCCCGGCGTCGAGGTCATTCCGCACGCCGGCACCACAGCGGAAACCGTTGAAACCGCGCGGGAAATTGTAGCCATGACCGGCAAGCATGCGGCCGTCGTCAAAGATGTTACGGGCTTTGTCCTCAACCGGCTCCAGTACGCGCTTTTCCACGAAGCCGCACAGGTGGTCGAGGATGGCATTGCCAGCGCCGAGGACGTGGACACACTGGTCCGGACCACTTTTGGCTTCCGCCTTCCGTTCTTCGGACCTTTCGCCATCGCCGACATGGCCGGCCTGGACGTGTACTCCTTCTGCTATGCGTCCCTTCAGACGTCCTTCCCGGAACGCTTCGCCACCCCGGGAATCCTGAAGGACCTTGTCGATGCGGGAAAGCTTGGCACGAAGTCCGGCGCAGGGTTCCTGGACATCCCCGCTGACAAAACCCAGGACCTTGTGGCCTACCGCAACAAGGCGTATGTTGCCATGTCCAAGCTGCTCAAGGAGCTCGGCCCCAGCCCGGCCGAAGAGGCGGGCCGTGGGGAAGCCCCTGCCGCCCCGGAAAACCGCTGA
- a CDS encoding GntR family transcriptional regulator, with translation MSADAERGAWVQRSVLADQVYTEILARLMDGKLESGDPLSIDGTARDLGVSPTPVREALARLEATGMVVRAALRGYRVAPMLSHTELLDLMDARLLIEPHNAQVACVRADEPFLVNLERAIDDLKQAPNGPQFSDYRSYWEADERFHHLIAEQTRNKFLIGAYNSLGGHVHRFRLFGGTGVRDSGSAIREHGEILAAMREGNAVQAQAAMAAHLCGVRDRAAREHEASRAAEPQPPR, from the coding sequence ATGAGCGCTGATGCAGAGCGTGGAGCATGGGTACAGCGCAGCGTCCTGGCCGATCAGGTGTACACGGAGATTCTTGCCCGCCTCATGGACGGGAAACTGGAATCCGGGGACCCGCTCAGCATTGACGGAACGGCTCGGGACCTTGGTGTTTCCCCCACTCCGGTCCGGGAAGCCCTGGCCCGGCTCGAGGCCACCGGGATGGTGGTACGCGCCGCGCTGCGCGGTTACCGCGTTGCGCCCATGCTCAGCCATACCGAGCTGCTGGATTTGATGGATGCCCGGCTGCTGATCGAACCGCACAATGCCCAGGTCGCATGTGTCCGGGCGGACGAGCCCTTCCTAGTGAACCTCGAGCGCGCCATTGATGATCTCAAGCAGGCGCCCAACGGCCCACAGTTCTCCGATTACCGCTCCTACTGGGAAGCCGACGAGCGTTTTCACCACCTGATTGCCGAACAAACCCGGAACAAGTTCCTGATCGGCGCCTACAACTCGCTGGGCGGGCACGTTCACCGTTTCCGCCTGTTCGGCGGAACAGGTGTCCGCGACTCCGGCAGCGCCATCCGGGAGCACGGTGAGATTCTGGCCGCCATGCGCGAGGGCAACGCGGTTCAGGCGCAGGCGGCCATGGCTGCACATCTGTGCGGAGTCCGGGACCGCGCCGCACGTGAACACGAGGCATCCCGCGCCGCGGAGCCGCAACCCCCGCGCTAG
- a CDS encoding GntP family permease: protein MLPAAVPAETLVLAERPSWALISIAVAAIAVLLLLIIKLRVHAFFALIIISVLTALAAGIGIGDVVTVVVAGFSTTVGTVALLVGFGAVLGRLVEVSGGAQVLADAMLRRFGEKRAPLALSVASLFYAFPIFLDAGFIVMLPIIYTVARRLGGSFMLYVLPSIGSFLMMHALTPPHPGPTAAATVMGADVGMVILVALLVGLPAWYLAGYRLALVIAKRYPNMPVPSLLGEADLDEDTPRPGFWTIIFVLLLPLFLIFFNTLFSTLEAGGTVDSENILFQLSRLVGSTPIALLIAALAAMYLLYIRPRRGRGSIGSALEDLVDNALAPVCSIILITGAGGAFGRVLTETGIGGTIASGLDAMGLPVILAGFLVAIAFRVAQGSATVAATTAGSIMAPAVMELGVSGVGLAAVVVAICAGSITFSHVNDSGFWLIGKFCGFDTVTTLKTWTVIGTAIGFLSFALAWVVYAVAA from the coding sequence ATGCTTCCTGCCGCTGTCCCGGCGGAAACCCTCGTGCTGGCCGAACGGCCGTCCTGGGCCCTCATCTCCATTGCCGTTGCCGCCATTGCGGTGCTGCTGCTGCTGATTATCAAGCTGCGGGTCCACGCGTTCTTCGCCTTGATTATCATCAGCGTGCTCACGGCCCTGGCCGCCGGCATCGGTATCGGGGATGTCGTCACCGTTGTCGTCGCGGGCTTCAGCACCACGGTGGGAACCGTCGCCCTGCTCGTCGGTTTCGGCGCCGTCCTCGGCCGCCTGGTCGAGGTGTCCGGAGGTGCCCAGGTCCTGGCCGACGCGATGCTCCGCCGGTTCGGCGAGAAGCGGGCCCCGCTGGCTCTTTCCGTGGCCTCGCTGTTCTATGCCTTCCCGATTTTCCTTGACGCCGGCTTCATCGTGATGCTGCCGATCATCTACACCGTTGCCCGCCGCCTTGGCGGATCCTTCATGCTGTACGTGCTTCCCTCCATTGGCTCATTCCTGATGATGCACGCCCTGACGCCGCCGCACCCGGGGCCCACTGCCGCCGCGACAGTGATGGGGGCCGACGTCGGCATGGTTATCCTGGTTGCCCTGCTCGTGGGTCTTCCTGCGTGGTACCTCGCCGGCTACCGGCTGGCGCTGGTCATTGCCAAGCGCTACCCGAATATGCCGGTGCCGAGCCTGCTCGGCGAGGCGGACCTGGACGAGGACACGCCCCGCCCGGGTTTCTGGACCATCATCTTCGTCCTGCTGCTGCCGCTGTTCCTGATCTTCTTCAACACCTTGTTCAGCACGCTCGAAGCCGGCGGAACCGTGGACTCGGAGAACATCCTGTTCCAGCTGTCCCGGCTCGTCGGCAGCACCCCGATCGCCCTGCTGATTGCCGCCCTTGCCGCCATGTACCTGCTGTACATTCGCCCGCGCCGCGGACGCGGCTCCATTGGCAGCGCCCTCGAAGACCTCGTTGACAATGCGCTCGCCCCGGTCTGCTCCATCATCCTGATCACCGGCGCCGGCGGTGCCTTCGGCCGGGTCCTGACCGAAACCGGAATCGGCGGCACCATCGCGTCGGGGCTGGACGCCATGGGACTTCCCGTCATCCTGGCCGGATTCCTTGTCGCGATTGCCTTCCGTGTCGCCCAGGGTTCGGCAACCGTTGCTGCCACCACTGCCGGCTCGATCATGGCCCCGGCCGTCATGGAACTTGGCGTTTCAGGAGTTGGCCTGGCCGCCGTCGTCGTGGCCATCTGTGCAGGTTCCATCACCTTCTCCCACGTCAACGATTCCGGCTTCTGGCTGATCGGCAAGTTCTGCGGATTCGACACCGTCACCACCCTGAAGACCTGGACAGTGATCGGCACGGCGATCGGCTTCCTGTCCTTCGCCCTGGCCTGGGTTGTCTACGCCGTCGCCGCGTAA
- a CDS encoding SDR family NAD(P)-dependent oxidoreductase, with the protein MPPFPDQRTAVVTGAGGERGIGRHVARRLAREGWALAVLDVNADAVMSFAEELGAASQQPVLGIAVDVADPASVDAAFALIDAQLPPVLALVNLAGIASPHTLFELTKEIWTSVIDVNATGTLLMMQAAARRMIDGGHGGRIVNTSSITAYDGGGTFSKTGYAAAKAAVLGLTRGAARELGPHGITCNAIVPGPIDTDIMGGPLSDDRKASMSGDIPVQRVGHPSDVAALVNFLVGAEAGFINGGSYFIDGGKHMV; encoded by the coding sequence ATGCCACCCTTCCCCGACCAGCGGACCGCCGTCGTTACCGGAGCCGGAGGTGAACGCGGCATCGGCCGCCACGTGGCCCGCCGCCTTGCCCGGGAGGGCTGGGCCCTCGCGGTGCTGGACGTCAACGCTGACGCCGTGATGTCCTTCGCCGAGGAACTGGGCGCGGCATCGCAGCAGCCGGTTCTCGGAATAGCGGTCGACGTCGCGGACCCCGCCTCGGTGGATGCAGCCTTCGCCCTGATCGATGCTCAACTGCCCCCGGTGCTCGCGCTGGTGAACCTCGCCGGCATTGCCAGTCCGCACACGCTGTTTGAACTGACCAAGGAGATCTGGACCAGCGTCATCGACGTTAATGCCACCGGCACGCTGCTGATGATGCAGGCGGCTGCCCGCCGCATGATCGACGGCGGGCATGGCGGGCGCATCGTGAATACCTCGTCCATCACTGCATACGACGGCGGGGGAACGTTCTCCAAAACCGGGTATGCCGCCGCAAAAGCCGCTGTCCTGGGCCTCACCCGGGGTGCCGCCCGCGAACTTGGACCCCACGGCATCACCTGTAACGCCATCGTCCCCGGACCCATCGACACCGACATCATGGGTGGTCCGCTCAGTGATGACCGCAAGGCCTCCATGTCCGGGGACATCCCGGTGCAGCGGGTCGGGCACCCGTCCGACGTTGCCGCCCTGGTTAATTTCCTCGTCGGAGCGGAGGCGGGCTTCATCAACGGCGGCTCATACTTCATCGACGGCGGCAAGCACATGGTGTGA
- a CDS encoding sugar phosphate isomerase/epimerase family protein — MTHTPQTWPIGAALLNFTGVTPDGRDRTTAGPEAWKQTLREVSLAGFDHVDLTDSWVRAGDLDAGGRRQLLETARSYGLAFSDLAVTRKSVITPDEEQAQRNIAYTKRTIDAAADLEAPMVCLGLHDPFTPEQKEATWFWLAQGAEDEDTPLNREKAASRFRELGEYAAQRGVSLSLEMYEGTFLGTADSSVQLVKAVDLPNVGLCPDIGNIVRLHRPVEDWREMLVKMLPHTNYWQLKNYFRDFDPATGAYASAPAPLALGFINYREAIGMALEAGFEGPMCVEHYGGDGLTVTAMNRDYIRDILRAKLPEEQAG, encoded by the coding sequence ATGACCCACACACCCCAGACATGGCCCATCGGCGCCGCCCTGCTCAACTTCACCGGAGTGACGCCGGACGGCCGGGACCGGACCACCGCCGGGCCGGAGGCCTGGAAGCAGACCCTGCGCGAAGTGAGCCTGGCCGGCTTCGACCACGTGGACCTGACGGATTCCTGGGTTCGGGCGGGAGACCTGGACGCCGGCGGGCGCCGTCAGCTGCTGGAAACGGCACGCTCCTACGGGCTCGCGTTCAGTGATCTGGCCGTCACCCGCAAGAGCGTGATCACCCCCGATGAGGAGCAGGCGCAGCGGAACATTGCCTACACCAAGCGGACCATCGACGCCGCAGCGGACCTGGAGGCGCCCATGGTCTGCCTGGGGCTGCACGACCCCTTCACTCCCGAGCAGAAGGAGGCGACCTGGTTCTGGCTCGCGCAGGGCGCCGAGGATGAGGACACACCCCTGAACCGGGAGAAGGCGGCATCGCGGTTCCGTGAGCTGGGTGAGTACGCGGCCCAGCGTGGGGTTAGCCTGTCGCTGGAGATGTACGAGGGGACGTTCCTGGGCACGGCGGACAGCTCAGTGCAGCTCGTGAAGGCCGTGGACCTGCCCAATGTGGGCCTATGCCCCGATATCGGCAATATTGTCCGGCTGCACCGCCCCGTCGAGGACTGGCGCGAGATGCTGGTCAAGATGCTCCCGCACACAAACTACTGGCAGCTGAAAAACTACTTCAGGGATTTCGATCCCGCCACCGGAGCCTATGCCTCGGCGCCGGCGCCCCTTGCCCTGGGGTTCATCAACTACCGCGAAGCCATCGGCATGGCGCTGGAGGCCGGTTTTGAGGGTCCCATGTGCGTGGAGCACTACGGCGGCGACGGCCTGACGGTGACGGCCATGAACCGCGATTACATCCGGGACATCCTCCGCGCAAAGCTGCCCGAGGAACAGGCTGGCTGA